The DNA sequence CGGATTTGGTTTCAGCCCCAAGAGCGAAGCGCAGGTTGGCAGCACGTCGATCAATTCGACTGGCGCGTCAATGGTCCGGGGCTGTGTGCCGGGAACGCGGACAATCAGTGGGACGCGCGTCAACTCCTCGTACACGGTTTTTGCATGGCCTATCGAGCCATGTTCCCATAACTCCTCGCCGTGGTCCGACGTGACCACAATAATCGTGTTGGGGTCGCGTTCGAGAATGCGGTCGATGAGCCGCCCGATTTCCGCATCCACGAAACGCACCGAGGAATCGTACTTCACGCGAATGTATTCCTCGCCCGCTTTGGACAGGTTTCCGAAAACGCGTTTCTTTGTGATCCCCACCTCGAACATGATGCGATCGCGATACCCATCGCCGTAGTTGTCGATGATCGCCTTGTCCTCCTCCGTGAGCGTCGGCAGAGCGGCGTCCGGATCGACGAATTCTTCTGGAGGGTTGTAGGGCGCGTGGGCGTCCATGTAATGCACGTAGAGCAAATAGGGGGGAGAGAGTTCGTCCAACCACTCGAGCGCGCGATCCGTTACCGCATCGCCATGGTGCTTTGGATACTTCAGATACTCGTAACGATCGAACCCTTGGCCAAACCCGAAGTGTTGCGTAATGTTCGCATTCGTCTGCAGCCCCATTGTTCGGTATCCGTTCGACTTCATGAACTCCGCAAACGTCTCGAACAATTCCGGGAGCACGTCCGTCTTGGGCAAATCGCGCAGATCGATATCGCCGTCGACTCCATACAGTACGCGATGCACTTCAGGGTACAGCGACGTGAACAAGGTCGCCATCGAAGGTTTTGTCCATGTCGCTTGCACGCGGCACTTGCGGAAGTCCCATGATTGCCCTGCGAACCTCGCGAGGTGAGGCATAAGGGGTTTCCCGTTTCGCCGGAAATCGATCCGGTCCGCGCGCAGAGTGTCCGCAACGATGAGCACCAGGTTGGATTTCGGCGAACTCTGCTCGACAATCGCCACGGATTCCTGTTTGGAACACGACGCGCAAACCGCCAGCATGACCACGGTCAATGCCAATTGCCGGATATACGTCCGGCACACCGATTGGGCAACGGCCTCCATAAGTGACTGGATGCGCCCGGGGCGCTCGCGCTCCGCTTGATACTGCATTGCTAGCCTTTCACTTCTTATCCGCCAGCGCGTTGATAGTCCGGACGACCGACGTCGAATACCGCACGCCGCGTCACTTACCGCCTGCAGAGACGTACCAATTCAAGAAGCGAATGTCGCCACTCTCGGTGTCCCGGAAAAACACATCATAACGCCCCTCTGCCTGGAGTCCTGCCGGCAAAGGCACTATCGCAGGCGAATCACCCATAACACTGATAGTTCCCGAATCGTACGGCTCGGTTGGATGCGACTGCGTCCCCAAATTCACTTGCTCAAACACGATCCGTCCCAAGTCGGCGAATGCCTTCTCCATGCCGTCCGGCAATTCCGTCGAAATGGTCAGGCGCTGTGCCGTCCCATCGCTCACCAACTGCCCTGCGTCGAACCAAGTCCATCCTGCCGTTCCAGCCGCGGTCCACGGCGTAATGACGCCTATCTCCGCGCCGCGGCCATCCGTGCGCGGCCCGGCGTTGAAGCGCAGCGCGGCGCGGGACACATTGGCCGGTTCCACCTCCTGCCAAAGGTACGCGTAAACGCGATAGGTCCCTGCGCTCAAGTACACATCGGCGAAAACGGATGCGGCCTCGTGCGAGCCGCGAGTCAACGCAGCGGCCATTTTGATAGGGTCGAGTACGTCGATGAATGCGGGATTCCCGTGAATTACCGGCTGCCAGACGTCGCTGCCCGGCTCGTTCCGGTTGAGCGACAGGGGCTCGATTGACTCGGCGCTCGCGAAGAGCCGGTACTCGATGGTTCGCGCGTTGGTGCTGCCGTTGCGAATCGTAATCTCGCCGGAACCGGTATTTCGTGCGGCCACCAGGGATCCGTCTTCCGTCCAGTCAGAAGCTGGGGCCTGACCAATGTCGCTGCCCGCGGCGTCCGTGTACCGAGGCACAGCAAAGCTTCCCGCATCAACAACCTGCTCGATGCGGACTGGCCCGTTACGCATCGCAGCAATGTCGAACAGACCCAGCCGCACCCCAAAGTACTGTTTATCGAAGCGCACGACCCCATGGCGAACCAGCCACGGCCGGTAGAATACGTGCCACGGCGGGGGCTGAAACGGTTCCCACCACGAATCCACATACCATATGCGCTCGCAGTTACCGGCGACCTCGTCGATTCGCGCCGGCAACGCGCCTGCGTGTTCCCACACCGATTCGTGCGGATACGCGGCAATCATACCCGTCCGGTCCTCTTCGGAGAACCCCACAGTTCCAATGGGCTTGCCGGGCAGATAGTGCGACTTTAGCGGAAAATGCGTTACGTGACTGAACTGCGCGACTACATCGCCATCCCGAAACTCCTCGCGAATGCGGTTGGAAACGTCGCGGTTTGCCACTTTGTACCGCACTCCGAGGCGATGGTCTGCGCTGGGGTGAATGCATTGCGCATAGTAGTCGGCGAGGCAGGATGCCGATAGGACCAGCCACAAGCCAGTCGCCGCAACACCAACCGCGCGGTTTCGAAAGGACACAAGCCCGCCTGCCGCGAAGATGGTGAACATCACACCGCACACGATGAACAACCGGTGTTCGTAGTACGAGAAACTGCGCATACTCCAGACCGCAAGGTTTCCAACGATCGGCACAATGGCCATTACCACCATCACAATCATGGAATCACCACGCCGGCGGAGCGACCATGCGCCCATGAATGAGAGCAAAGCTCCCGCCGAAAACAGCGGATAATACGCCCAAACGCGCGGGCTATAGCCCGCGAAAAATGTCTTGATCGTGATTAGTCCAGTCTTGAGCGTAAGCGGCGGATACCAACTCGAATCCGTGGCAGAAATAACGCTGTTAATGACCAGCCCTTGGCGAACCGCAGGAAAGATCAGGATCAAAAGCGCCAACTGCGAAACAACCCACCTATACGAAATACGGCGCCGGATCGCGCTGACGACGCAGACCGCCAAACCAAGGCTCGCGATGTACCACACGGTGAAAAAATGGGAGTACATCGACAGCGCCAGCATCACTACGAATCCCGTCCAGTGCACGGCGCGGTCGGATTCGAGTGCGTTGATCGCGAACCACAGCGCGCCCAGCACGAAGAACGTCAGGGCCGAATAGGGCCGCAACTCCTGCGCGTAGAACACATGGAACGGAGACACCGCTACAAGCACCCCGGCGAGCAGGCCAATCGAAGCCGAACCCGCGAGGCGTAGCGCGACTGCGAATGTCATCGGAATCGCCGCAATGCTGATCACGCACGGTACCAGCCGGACCAAGAAATCGGTCCTGTACGTGCCAGCAGCGAGCTCGATTCCGGCGGCCGACAGAAACGACTTCCACGCGTAAACGACAAGCGGCACCAACGGCGGTTCGGTCAGGATTCCCGGATCAAGCAGCCGCAGCGGAGACTCTGCCGCGAGCCCTGCCGCGTACATTGTCGTACCTTCGTCGTACCACAGGCTGTAGCGCGCCAGACCGTACACACGCAGCGCCGCGCCTAACGCCGTGATGCCCGCGAGCGCGAGCCAAACGCGGCGGTCAACGATACCAGGTTTATTAGACGTTTCGGCGCACGTTTCGCGCGCGGGTGCGTCGGTGCCGGGCATGGAAGCTCCACGTGTTGGATGGTATGCGAACGCGCGTTATAATGCCGTCCTCCGTTCGGGGTTGGCAACCATCGCCGCGCGGGTAGCGATGCGGAGAAGTCCGCCAAACCGCGGCACCACGGGCGCTCGCCGATGACATCGCAATCCAGTACCAAATCCATCGTTCGCGATGCCGCCTGGGTCATCGCGTTGTCGATCTGTGTCTACGCGCTAACCCGAATTCCATACAATTCCGCGGTCCGGAATGCGCCCGCCGGCGCCGTATCCATTGGTCAGGTTGCCGTAGCGGACGATGTAAACAGCTATTTCTCCTTCATGCGCCAGGCGGCGCAGGGTCACTTCGTCTTCCGCAACACGATGACGTATATCGACCACGATCCGGTTTTTGTCAATCTCGAATTCTGGTTTTTTGGTGCGCTTATGGGCTGGTTCGGCTGGGCTCCGCCACACTTGTACGATGTATGGCGCATTGCAGGCATCGCCACGTTGCTCTCCGGCTTTGCGGCGCTGGCCCGCGTGGCGCTCGCGACCGAGTTCCAGCGCCGTGTCGCGCTGCTAATGTGCGCGTTTGGTGGCGGATTCGGCTGGCTGCTCGTGATTCTGTATAAACTTGGCCTGCTCAACGTCCACACCGAGTTCGAAATACTGAACCCATTGCTGGACCTGACCGCCGGAATACACCCCTTTGTTCAAATGACTCGTAACCCGCACTTCTCGTTGCCGCACGGAACGTTTCTGTTCACGTTCGCGTGTATGGCCCTTGGAGAACGCACGCGCCGGGCCAAGTGGTATGGCATGGCGGCTCTCTTCGCGTTCGTGCACGGCCTCTGTCGTCCCTACGATCTCATCAGCCTGTTCGCGATACTTCCCGCCTTCGTACTGCTCGAGTGCGCGCTCGCGCGCCATATCGAATGGCGCTGGTGTATCGTGCGTTGCGCCCCGCTTGCGCTCGCCGCCCCGCTGCTTCTGTACAACGTATACCTGTTTTCCTTCCACCCCGTGTTCAAGTTTTGGGCAAGCCAGGGCGGTCACCCCGCGAACATCCCGATTCGATGGCACCTGTTGAGCCTCGGTATTCCCCTGTTGTTGTTCGTTGCACGGCTGCTCCGCGCTCGCGCACACCCCATCGCGACTCCCGCCGAACGCCTTATACTTGTCTGGGGCGTGACGCTTGTTGTGCTGTTCCACGCCTATCGCGTCTTTTCGTTCATGCCCTACACGCCACAACTTGTCATTCCCTCGGTAACTCCGTTGATCATTCTGGGCGTTTCGCTCCTGCCGGCACTCGAAACGCTCCATGCGTCGCAACGGCGATTATTGATTGTGTCCGCTGCTGTTCTTGTATGCGCGACGTCGCTTAGCACTCCCATCTACATCCGTCGAGAGTCGAGCCTGGTTACGCACAACGAGTTGCACTTCATTCGTACCGAGGACCTCGATGCAATCGCCTGGTTAAACGGCCATATTCGCGAGTCCGATATCGTCCTTGCGCGGTACCCCTACAGCTCCCGCATGAGTCAGTATCTCAATGCGCGGGTGTCGGTTGGCCACTGGGCGCTTTCGCCGCATGTAAACGACTTGCGTCCGCGTATCGACCGGTTCCTGGACGGTAGCGCCGCGCCTGAAGAAGCGAGGTTGTTACTCGATGAAATTCGTCCGCGGTACGTCTACCTCAATCGTGAAAACAGTGCGCCACCCCCGCAGTATTTTCAAAGCAACCCCGATCTCAAGCCGGTCTTCGAGAATGGTGGCGTGGCAATCTTCGAGGCGCCGAAAAGCGACTGACGTTGGGTCCGGGAGCGCGAAACTCTCGTCTCTGTCGCCGCATGGTAGAATTCATTCGTGGCTAAGCTACTCAACGCGAATAGCGCAAGCGGGGAATGGACGCTGACGCTGAAGAACCTGTTCTTCCCCATTTTCTGCAAACAGTGCGGTTTGCGGCTCTTGACCGATGACAACGGTTATTTTTGTCCAAACTGCTGGGAGAGCAGCCCGCGGATCGAGCGGCCGTTCTGTCCTGTATGCGGAAGACCGCATCGCGCTGGCGTCGGGCTTGGAGTCCGGTCGAACTTTCGGTGCGGGCCGTGCAGCGTGCTGGCGAAACCCCGGCCGTACGACCGCGTGCTCGGGGCGGCGCGCTACGACGGCGCCGTTCAAATGGCGATCAAACTGCTGAAGTTCAATGATAAACCGCGTCTGGCGCGACCGCTTGGCGCGCTGTTGTGGGAACAGGCGGAGCGGGAGTTGGATTGCGGCGAGTACGATTACATTGTCCCAGTGCCGTTGTATCGGGTGCGCCGGCGGGAACGGGGCTTCAACCAGTCCGAGCTGTTGTGCCGGGAAGTTCTGGGGCTTTTCCCAAACGCCAAAATCGACACCTCGCTGGAGCGTGTCCGCCCGACCCATGTGCAGAGCAGGCTGCGCACCGAAAAAGAACGGCGGGAAAGCGTTCGCGGAGCGTTCGGGCTTGTCCGCGGGGACCATCTCAAGGGCAAATGCGTGCTGTTGGTCGACGATGTTGTGACGACTGGCGCGACCATCGGCGAATGCGCTACCGTGCTGAAGAAGGGTGGCGTCGCCCGGGTCGACGTGCTGGCCGTTGCCCTTGCCGTACCGGAAATCGACGGCGAATCGTCGTAGTAATGAAAGGAGTCACCGGATGCCGCAACTGAAAGAGTGCTTTGGCCAGTGCGCCAACCTGACCATAAGATTCCGAGACCACTCCAAGCAGCATTATTTGAGGATTGACGAGGAGAAGTTAAAAGAATGTGACACCTGCAACCTGTTCAGCAAGTGCATGTTCCTGAAATACAACGAGTTAATTAAGGACTTGCTGAAGCTCTTAGACTCAAAGGCGTCGCTCGATCCGGCCGGAAATACCCGGATCGGTTAGGCTCGGGCAGGAACTACTTGATTGACGCGGTGAACCCCATGAAGAACCCCGACTGACCGGGGACCTTCTTAATCTTCAGCGTCTCGACGCTGTACTTGCGGAGTTTTTCGACTGCGTCTTCCTTCGTGTCCGCGACCACGGTTCCGCGTTCGACGCAATCATCCTTGTACCTGACGGTTCCGGTATAGCGATAGACGGCCAATGTACAGTTCTCCTCTCAATACTGGGCGTAAGTGAGGTACTACTACTCTTCGAACCACGCAACGGCCAGAGACTCGAGTGCGATCAGCCCACGCACTTCACAGAAGTGGCGAATCCTCCGCAGTATTCGCACGAGCGTATGGTAGCAAAAGGGGGCGAGAATCGTCAACCAAAATCGGAATCCAGACTAATCCGATTCGATTTCTATTGTTCCTAAATAATTGTGATTTAATATGTTACGGTTCGCGATGGGTCATCCGTCAGTCGCTGTCACCGTTGTCTTGGATCTCATTCGGATGTTCAACATTTCGACGAACAGCGAGAACGCCATGGCGAAATAGATGTACCCTTTCGAGACGTGCTGGTGCAGTCCCTCGATGACCAACATCACTCCGATCAGTATCAGGAACGACAGCGCGAGGACCTTAATGGTCGGATGGCGGGTAATGAAGGCGCTGACCCCTGACGCGAAGATCATCATGACCAGGACGGCGACCACAATTGCGGCAATCATGATGGGTATGTGGTCCACCATGCCGACTGCCGTAATCACCGAATCCAGCGAGAACACCAAGTCCAAGAGCATAATCTGAGCGAGAACAGCCGCGTACGAGGCCGTTCGTGCTTTCTGCTCCGTGTGGTGGCCTCCCTCAACCTTGTCGTGGATTTCCATTGTCCCCTTGCCGATCAGGAACATCCCTCCGACCAGAAGAATGAGGTCACGCCCGGAAAGTCCAAATCCGGCGATTGTCAGGAACGGCTTTGTCAGGCCCATGATCCACGACAGGGTGAGCAGCAGTAGAATGCGCATGATCATTGCCAGCGCCAGCCCAATCCGTCGCGCGGAGGCCTGTTTATGTTCTTCCAGTTTGCCCGTGAGGATGGCCACCATAACGATGTTGTCGATCCCGAGAACTATTTCGAGCGCGGCCAACGTCACGAATGCGATAGCACTCTGGACGATTTGGTCAGAAGCGAGGAATTCCACGACATACACTCCGGTGGGTAGTTTGGAATGGGTCCGCCAAGATCGCGCATACGCTAACAGAGTGCGAAATGACGCGCAAGCGCGCGCGCCGTATTCGCCGTGCGCGGCGCGCATAATTGGCGCCGCGCCGGTAGGGGACGAACATACCGGCGGGTACAGCGCAGAGGACGGGAATCGATGAAGGAAAACGTCAATTCATTCAAACAATTCGTTCTGGATCAACTTGCCCCATTGGACGGTGTAACATGCCGCGGAATGTTCGGCGGCTACGGAGTATATTGCCGCAGCACATTCTTCGGAATCGTTTATGAAGACCGGTTGTACTTCAAGACTACCGAAGCGACCGCCGCGAAATACCGGGACCTCGGAATGAAACCGTTCCGGCCCGGCCCCAACCAAGTGATGAAAAACTATCACGAGGTCCCCGCGGACATTCTTGAAGACGCGCGCGAATTGTGCGACTGGGCCCGCGAATCCATCTCGGCCGCCGCCAAAGCGCCCGCCAAGCGCCCGCGCCCCGCGCGAGGCAAGTGACTACGATGGATATGACTTTACCGTCGCCTTGTACGACGTGTCCATCGGTATGGAAACGCTTCCCATCTGCGGTACGGTCATGGACATGTTTCCTGGAACGTTCGCGGTGATCGTGGATTCAACGAGCCAACCGCTTGCTTCGTCAAATCTCATCGTTCCCGTCCCCTGTCCCGACATCTCCGTCTTGAGTTCCGGCATGTCACCAAACTTCTTCAGGAAGTTTCCAGCGGGATTGAGGCTCACTTGGCCGACATTTTCCACGCTGACCGTACCGCTTGACCGCTCTTTTAGTGTATATGTCGCATCCCAGTTCACCTCGGATGCGGCGTTTCCCAACGACAGTTTTTCTTGCCACGTATCCCCGATGTTGAGTTTCTTGTCTGGACGTGCCGCGAACACCGCTTGCATAAGATTCTTCATGGATTGATCGCCGATTGTCGCCACGAAAATGTCTTCGGCCGTCATTGGAAGTTTGGCGATTTCCGGCATCTTATAATCGGCAGCCGCCTTTTCCGCAATCGCGTCCGCGCCGCTGATCTCGGTAACTTGGCCCAACTTATTCACTTTCACGGTGAACGACTGGCCCTCCGCAGTCTTCAGGGCCGACTGCATCGCCTTCATCCCGAAGGGATCGTCGGTTCCAGGCATTCCCGGAATCTGTGGCATTCTTCCTGAGAACGGGGTCGTCATCTCCGCTGAAAGGGATCTTATTACAGCATCAAATGTTGCAGTTCCCGAGTCATCAATCTGCTTCACAGTCAGATCAAACGTGTATGCCGTCGAGTTGCCAAAACTCATGGTCGTGCCCACGTTGGTGATGGACGTGTTCATGGCAACTTCCATGTCGACAACACGCTTCGCGCCCTGTTGCGGCTTGAAGTAGAGCTTGTTCTTGTCCGGGTTGCAGCCCGAGCCCAATGCAAGGACTATGGCAAACGTGAAGACAATACCAGTCGTGCGTGCGTGCATTTATTCGTCTCCCTGCGTATAAGGCGCGTTCTTGAAATGGTCGTACCCCGCTGCTTCGATCGGTTCGCCGTCGATGCGGACGCCGAGCCACTTGTCGGTGACGACCCCGATCGTTGTCGTCTCGACGCGAAACTCGTGGTGGAACGCGTCGAGCACTGCGTTGGCTTCCGCCGCCGCCACCGTAAATGCCAACTCGTAGTCTTCGCCCCCGTGCAGCACAAACGCGTCCGGCTTACACTGGTTCTCCCAAGCGTACCGGGACAGGACGGCGGGCACCGGAAACGTTTCGGACATGAGGTTGATGCCCAGGTAACTGAACGAGGCGATGTGGCCCAGGTCCTGCACCAGGCCATCGCTAACGTCTATCATCGCGTGAACGCCGGTCCGCCTGCAAAGCCATTGCCCCTCGGATATCCGAGGGGTGGGACGCAGGTGCGCCAGCACCAGCTCCGGTACGTCGTGGCCGTGCCGTAACGCGTGCAGCCCAGCCGCGGACATGCCGCAGTGACCCGTCACAACGACATGATCGCCCGCTTCCGCGCCGTGCCGCCGCAGGCACCGGTTTCCGACTGTCTCGCCGATTACGATCACATCGAGCGCGATGCCGCTCTCCGTACATGTTGTGTCGCCACCCACTATGACCGCGCTGAACCGGGACATTGCGCTCGACAACCCCTGGTACATTTCTTCGACAAACGCCGTAGGTGTGTCCGCGGGGCATGCCAGCGAGGTGAGGCAAAACAGCGGCGCGCCGCCCATCGCAGCGATGTCACTAAGGCTCGATGCAGCCGCCTTCCACCCGATATCCGCGGGCGCCGCCCACTCGCGGCGGAAGTGGACGTTTTCCACAAACAGGTCCGTGGACACCAGCAACTGT is a window from the Candidatus Hydrogenedentota bacterium genome containing:
- a CDS encoding sulfatase gives rise to the protein MQYQAERERPGRIQSLMEAVAQSVCRTYIRQLALTVVMLAVCASCSKQESVAIVEQSSPKSNLVLIVADTLRADRIDFRRNGKPLMPHLARFAGQSWDFRKCRVQATWTKPSMATLFTSLYPEVHRVLYGVDGDIDLRDLPKTDVLPELFETFAEFMKSNGYRTMGLQTNANITQHFGFGQGFDRYEYLKYPKHHGDAVTDRALEWLDELSPPYLLYVHYMDAHAPYNPPEEFVDPDAALPTLTEEDKAIIDNYGDGYRDRIMFEVGITKKRVFGNLSKAGEEYIRVKYDSSVRFVDAEIGRLIDRILERDPNTIIVVTSDHGEELWEHGSIGHAKTVYEELTRVPLIVRVPGTQPRTIDAPVELIDVLPTCASLLGLKPNPDWQGHNLNTDPGRLPVDRPTFSSATMSITGSNRDLDAVVIGNRKLVVDNIAQTRTIYDLDTNPTESIGVPASEYEGAGALDEALSGRVAADRDHPLYQAVPTTNELTPEQQENIRNIGYLR
- a CDS encoding glycosyltransferase family 39 protein, which produces MPGTDAPARETCAETSNKPGIVDRRVWLALAGITALGAALRVYGLARYSLWYDEGTTMYAAGLAAESPLRLLDPGILTEPPLVPLVVYAWKSFLSAAGIELAAGTYRTDFLVRLVPCVISIAAIPMTFAVALRLAGSASIGLLAGVLVAVSPFHVFYAQELRPYSALTFFVLGALWFAINALESDRAVHWTGFVVMLALSMYSHFFTVWYIASLGLAVCVVSAIRRRISYRWVVSQLALLILIFPAVRQGLVINSVISATDSSWYPPLTLKTGLITIKTFFAGYSPRVWAYYPLFSAGALLSFMGAWSLRRRGDSMIVMVVMAIVPIVGNLAVWSMRSFSYYEHRLFIVCGVMFTIFAAGGLVSFRNRAVGVAATGLWLVLSASCLADYYAQCIHPSADHRLGVRYKVANRDVSNRIREEFRDGDVVAQFSHVTHFPLKSHYLPGKPIGTVGFSEEDRTGMIAAYPHESVWEHAGALPARIDEVAGNCERIWYVDSWWEPFQPPPWHVFYRPWLVRHGVVRFDKQYFGVRLGLFDIAAMRNGPVRIEQVVDAGSFAVPRYTDAAGSDIGQAPASDWTEDGSLVAARNTGSGEITIRNGSTNARTIEYRLFASAESIEPLSLNRNEPGSDVWQPVIHGNPAFIDVLDPIKMAAALTRGSHEAASVFADVYLSAGTYRVYAYLWQEVEPANVSRAALRFNAGPRTDGRGAEIGVITPWTAAGTAGWTWFDAGQLVSDGTAQRLTISTELPDGMEKAFADLGRIVFEQVNLGTQSHPTEPYDSGTISVMGDSPAIVPLPAGLQAEGRYDVFFRDTESGDIRFLNWYVSAGGK
- a CDS encoding ComF family protein, translating into MAKLLNANSASGEWTLTLKNLFFPIFCKQCGLRLLTDDNGYFCPNCWESSPRIERPFCPVCGRPHRAGVGLGVRSNFRCGPCSVLAKPRPYDRVLGAARYDGAVQMAIKLLKFNDKPRLARPLGALLWEQAERELDCGEYDYIVPVPLYRVRRRERGFNQSELLCREVLGLFPNAKIDTSLERVRPTHVQSRLRTEKERRESVRGAFGLVRGDHLKGKCVLLVDDVVTTGATIGECATVLKKGGVARVDVLAVALAVPEIDGESS
- a CDS encoding TerC family protein, with the protein product MRAAHGEYGARACASFRTLLAYARSWRTHSKLPTGVYVVEFLASDQIVQSAIAFVTLAALEIVLGIDNIVMVAILTGKLEEHKQASARRIGLALAMIMRILLLLTLSWIMGLTKPFLTIAGFGLSGRDLILLVGGMFLIGKGTMEIHDKVEGGHHTEQKARTASYAAVLAQIMLLDLVFSLDSVITAVGMVDHIPIMIAAIVVAVLVMMIFASGVSAFITRHPTIKVLALSFLILIGVMLVIEGLHQHVSKGYIYFAMAFSLFVEMLNIRMRSKTTVTATDG
- a CDS encoding TfoX/Sxy family protein; amino-acid sequence: MKENVNSFKQFVLDQLAPLDGVTCRGMFGGYGVYCRSTFFGIVYEDRLYFKTTEATAAKYRDLGMKPFRPGPNQVMKNYHEVPADILEDARELCDWARESISAAAKAPAKRPRPARGK
- the thiL gene encoding thiamine-phosphate kinase — translated: MQTLRDIGEFGLIDRLERFLPTSPLVIEGIGDDCAVLRFGDKQLLVSTDLFVENVHFRREWAAPADIGWKAAASSLSDIAAMGGAPLFCLTSLACPADTPTAFVEEMYQGLSSAMSRFSAVIVGGDTTCTESGIALDVIVIGETVGNRCLRRHGAEAGDHVVVTGHCGMSAAGLHALRHGHDVPELVLAHLRPTPRISEGQWLCRRTGVHAMIDVSDGLVQDLGHIASFSYLGINLMSETFPVPAVLSRYAWENQCKPDAFVLHGGEDYELAFTVAAAEANAVLDAFHHEFRVETTTIGVVTDKWLGVRIDGEPIEAAGYDHFKNAPYTQGDE